Proteins co-encoded in one Carassius carassius chromosome 35, fCarCar2.1, whole genome shotgun sequence genomic window:
- the LOC132116047 gene encoding brefeldin A-inhibited guanine nucleotide-exchange protein 1-like isoform X1, producing MLNVIFARMENQALTNHKISWSLASRKRDRQLQEAKQMERERQRQHSPVSQQEPESPGQRHTDTPGKSLPSEANGGPGHQGSKVEQGSPPYESPEPENGTDFCPAENEQTEADQATAAAQSAAEHDKEATEEEENYEEKAQEIVQSILQEVVNTIAGDVKESREGEAEPAEDIPNSLEEEGGLSSDNENVHANGIPGTPISASFTPSLPDDRLSVSSNDTQESVATTGPAPGAKFSHILQKDAFLVFRSLCKLSMKPLSDGPPDPKSHELRSKVLSLQLLLSILQNAGPIFKTNEMFINAIKQYLCVALSKNGVSSVPEVFDLSLSIFLTLLSNFKTHLKMQIEVFFKEIFLYILETSTSSYDHKWMVIQTLTRICADAQSVVDIYVNYDCDLNAANIFERLVNDLSKIAQGRGGHELGTTPLQELTLRKKGLECLVSILKCMVEWSKDQYVNPNSQTSLGQEKPSEQENNESKHPETINRYGSINSLDSTASSGIGSYSTQMSGTDNPEQFEVLKQQKEIIEQGIDLFNKKPKRGIQYLQEQGMLGTTPEDIAQFLHQEERLDSIQVGEFLGDNDRINKEVMYAYVDQMDFQGKDFVPALRMFLEGFRLPGEAQKIDRLMEKFAARYLECKQGQTLFASADTAYVLAYSIIMLTTDLHSPQVKNKMTKEQYIKMNRGINDSKDLPEEYLSAIYDEIAGKKISMKETKELTLKSNKQSVASEKQRRLLYNVEMEQMAKTAKALMEAVSHVQAPFTSATHLEHVRPMFKLAWTPFLAAFSVGLQDCDDTEVASLCLEGIRCAIRIACIFSIQLERDAYVQALARFTLLTASSGITEMKQKNIDTIKTLITVAHTDGNYLGNSWHEILKCISQLELAQLIGTGVKARYISGTVRGKEGFITSTKEQTSDEYLGLGGNVDRKQIASIQESIGETSSQSVVVAVDRIFTGSIRLDGNAIVDFVRWLCAVSMDELASPTHPRMFSLQKIVEISYYNMGRIRLQWSRIWEVIGDHFNKVGCNPNEDVAIFAVDSLRQLSMKFLEKGELANFRFQKDFLRPFEHIMKKNRSPTIRDMVVRCIAQMVNSQAGNIRSGWKNIFSVFHLAASDQDESIVELAFQTTGHIVTNVFEKHFPATIDSFQDSVKCLSEFACNASFPDTSMEAIRLIRHCAKYVSDRPQAFKDYTSDDMNVAPEDRVWVRGWFPILFELSCIINRCKLDVRTRGLTVMFEVMKTYGHTYEKHWWQDLFRIVFRIFDNMKLPEQQTEKAEWMTTTCNHALYAICDVFTQYFESLSDVLLDDILSQLYWCVQQDNEQLARSGTNCLENVVILNGEKFNAETWDKTCNCMLDIFKTTIPHMLLTWRPAGTEGDHVTQLDSDKQLDSISQKSVDIQTRSDDQQSVNSMEKALAENRSKSQFSVALEAQEQRLFAALLIKCVVQLELIQTIDNIVFFPATSKKEDAENFAAAQRDALVADVHVDTQDQGMYRYLTSEQLFKLLDCLLESHRFAKAFNSNNEQRTALWKAGFKGKSKPNLLKQETSSLACGLRILFRMYMDQSRQDAWEEVQRRLLNVCSDAVAYFLTLTSESHREAWTNLLLLFLTKVLKISDDRFKAHASRYYPLLCEIMQFDLIPELRAILRKFFLRIGLVFQISQTLEADQPSGVQSPSDA from the exons ATGCTGAATGTGATATTCGCCCGCATGGAGAACCAAGCA CTTACAAATCACAAGATCAGTTGGTCTTTGGCATCAAGAAAGCGAGATCGTCAG CTGCAGGAAGCCAAGCAGATGGAGAGAGAAAGGCAAAGGCAGCATTCTCCAGTCAGCCAGCAAGAACCAGAGTCTCCTGGACAGCGGCACACTGACACCCCCGGCAAAAGCCTGCCCTCGGAGGCCAACGGTGGACCGGGACACCAGGGCAGCAAGGTCGAGCAGGGATCCCCACCGTACGAGAGTCCTGAACCAGAGAACGGCACCGACTTCTGCCCTGCGGAGAATGAGCAGACTGAGGCAGACCAGGCTACTGCTGCTGCGCAAA GTGCAGCAGAGCATGACAAAGAAGCAACCGAGGAAGAAGAAAACTACGAAGAGAAGGCGCAGGAGATTGTACAGAGCATTTTGCAAGAAGTCGTGAACACAATTGCTGGAG ATGTTAAGGAAAGCCGTGAGGGCGAGGCTGAGCCAGCTGAGGACATTCCAAACTCTCTGGAAGAGGAGGGAGGGCTGAGCAGCGACAACGAAAATGTTCACGCCAACGGCATCCCTGGCACGCCCATCTCTGCGAGCTTCACTCCGTCCCTACCTGACGACAGGCTGTCTGTCTCCTCCAATGACACTCAG GAATCGGTAGCTACCACTGGTCCAGCACCAGGTGCAAAGTTTTCCCACATTCTCCAGAAGGATGCATTCTTGGTATTCCGTTCACTCTGCAAGCTCTCCATGAAGCCCCTTTCAGATGGTCCCCCTGATCCGAA ATCCCATGAGCTGCGGTCCAAGGTCCTCTCGCTGCAGCTTCTCCTGTCCATCCTGCAGAACGCTGGGCCCATCTTCAAAACCAACGAGATGTTCATCAACGCCATCAAGCAGTACCTGTGCGTAGCGCTGTCTAAAAATGGCGTCTCCTCTGTCCCTGAGGTGTTCGACCTGTCGCTGTCCATCTTCCTCACCCTCCTGTCTAACTTCAAGACACATCTCAAGATGCAAATCGAG GTGTTTTTCAAAGAGATTTTTCTTTATATTCTGGAAACGTCCACAAGCTCGTATGACCACAAGTGGATGGTCATTCAAACCCTCACTAGAATATGTGCTG ATGCTCAGAGTGTGGTAGATATCTATGTTAATTATGATTGTGACCTGAATGCTGCTAATATTTTCGAGAGGCTGGTGAATGACCTCTCAAAGATTGCACAAGGACGAGGAGGCCATGAACTGGGTACAACCCCACTTCAG GAGCTGACTCTAAGGAAGAAAGGACTGGAGTGTCTGGTGTCCATTCTCAAGTGTATGGTGGAGTGGAGCAAAGACCAATATGTCAACCCCAATTCCCAGACAAGTCTCG GCCAAGAAAAGCCTTCAGAACAGGAGAATAATGAGTCGAAGCATCCGGAAACAATTAACCGTTACGGCAGCATAAACTCTTTGGACTCCACCGCCTCATCGGGCATCGGGAGCTACAGCACTCAGATGTCTGGGACGGACAACCCTGAGCAATTTGAGGTCCTCAAACAACAGAAGGAGATCATAGAGCAAGGCATTGATCT ATTCAACAAAAAACCAAAGAGGGGCATTCAGTACCTGCAGGAGCAAGGCATGCTGGGAACCACGCCCGAAGATATCGCCCAGTTCTTACATCAAGAGGAGAGGCTTGACTCT ATCCAGGTAGGAGAGTTTCTCGGAGACAACGATCGCATCAATAAAGAGGTTATGTATGCCTACGTCGACCAAATGGACTTCCAGGGCAAAGACTTCGTGCCAGCGCTGCGCATGTTCCTTGAGGGTTTCCGTCTGCCTGGAGAGGCCCAGAAAATCGATCGACTGATGGAGAAATTTGCTGCTAGATATTTAGAATGCAAGCAAGG GCAAACACTGTTTGCCAGCGCTGACACCGCGTACGTCCTGGCGTATTCAATCATCATGTTGACTACAGATCTACACAGTCCGCAG GTGAAGAATAAAATGACGAAGGAGCAATACATCAAGATGAACCGTGGTATCAATGACAGTAAAGATTTACCGGAGGAGTATCTCTCAGCCATTTATGATGAAATCGCAGGGAAAAAAATATCCATGAAGGAGACTAAGGAGTTAACTCTAAAGTCGAATAAACAAA GTGTGGCCAGTGAAAAGCAGAGGAGGCTTCTGTATAATGTTGAGATGGAGCAGATGGCAAAGACGGCCAAGGCTCTGATGGAGGCCGTAAGCCATGTTCAGGCCCCCTTCACCAGTGCCACCCACCTTGAGCACGTCAGACCAATGTTTAAG CTGGCATGGACACCCTTCCTGGCTGCGTTCAGCGTGGGTCTGCAGGACTGTGATGACACTGAGGTGGCCTCTCTGTGCCTGGAGGGAATCCGCTGTGCTATCAGGATAGCATGCATCTTCAGCATTCAG TTGGAGCGAGATGCATACGTACAGGCTCTGGCCCGCTTCACATTGCTGACAGCCAGCTCGGGCATCACCGAGATGAAGCAGAAGAACATCGACACCATCAAGACTCTCATCACAGTGGCTCACACAGATGGAAATTATTTAGGAAACTCTTGGCATGAG ATCCTGAAGTGCATTAGTCAGCTGGAGTTGGCCCAGCTCATTGGGACAGGAGTGAAGGCTCGGTACATATCAGGAACCGTACGGGGTAAGGAAGGCTTCATCACCAGCACCAAGGAACAGACGTCTGACGAGTACCTGGGCTTGG GAGGGAACGTCGATCGAAAACAGATCGCAAGCATTCAGGAGTCTATTGGAGAGACCAGCTCTCAAAGTGTTGTGGTTGCTGTAGACCG GATATTTACAGGCTCTATCAGGCTTGATGGAAATGCCATCG TGGATTTTGTACGATGGCTGTGTGCTGTATCGATGGACGAATTGGCCTCTCCTACACACCCTCGAATGTTCAGTCTACAGAAGATCGTGGAGATATCCTATTACAACATGGGTCGTATCAGGTTGCAGTGGTCCAGGATATGGGAGGTTATAGGGGATCATTTCAATAAG GTCGGCTGTAATCCTAATGAGGATGTTGCTATTTTCGCTGTGGATTCTCTAAGGCAGCTGTCCATGAAATTTTTGGAGAAGGGCGAGTTAGCCAATTTCAGATTCCAGAAGGATTTCCTCCGGCCGTTTGAGCACATAATGAAAAAGAACAG ATCTCCCACCATTAGGGACATGGTGGTCCGCTGTATAGCCCAGATGGTCAACTCTCAGGCTGGGAATATTAGATCGGGGTGGAAGAACATTTTTTCTGTGTTCCATCTGGCTGCCTCTGATCAGGATGAGAGTATTGTAGAGCTGGCCTTCCAGACAACTGGACACATTGTCA CGAATGTATTCGAGAAGCATTTTCCAGCTACCATCGATTCCTTCCAGGACTCTGTCAAATGTCTGTCTGAGTTCGCCTGCAACGCTTCTTTCCCCGACACCAGCATGGAGGCAATTCGTCTAATCCGCCACTGCGCCAAATACGTCTCCGACCGACCTCAG GCATTTAAAGACTATACCAGTGATGATATGAATGTTGCACCGGAGGACCGTGTCTGGGTGAGAGGCTGGTTCCCCATCCTCTTTGAGCTGTCATGCATCATCAACAGGTGTAAGCTGGACGTCCGGACCAG GGGTCTGACGGTGATGTTTGAGGTGATGAAGACGTACGGTCACACTTACGAGAAACACTGGTGGCAGGATCTGTTCCGCATCGTGTTCAGGATCTTCGATAACATGAAGCTTCCAGAGCAACAGACTGAG AAAGCGGAGTGGATGACCACCACCTGCAATCATGCACTTTATGCTATCTGTGACGTTTTCACACAGTACTTTGAGTCTCTCAGCGATGTTCTGTTAGATGATATCCTCTCTCAGCTCTACTGGTGTGTTCAGCAAG ATAATGAGCAATTAGCAAGATCAGGAACTAATTGCCTTGAAAACGTGGTCATCCTTAATGGTGAGAAGTTTAACGCTGAGACATGGGACAAGACCTGCAACTGTATGCTAGACATCTTCAAAACCACCATCCCACACAT GCTGTTGACATGGAGACCGGCGGGTACAGAGGGAGATCATGTGACTCAGCTCGACTCTGATAAACAGCTG GACTCCATTTCCCAGAAGTCAGTGGATATTCAGACTCGGTCAGATGACCAGCAGTCGGTGAACAGTATGGAGAAGGCTTTGGCTGAAAACCGCAGCAAGAGTCAGTTCAGTGTGGCTTTAG AAGCCCAGGAACAGCGGCTGTTTGCAGCTCTGCTCATAAAGTGTGTCGTCCAGCTGGAGCTCATTCAGACCATAGACAACATTGTGTTCTTTCCTGCAACTAGTAAGAAGGAGGATGCTGAAAACTTTGCAGCAGCACAG AGAGATGCTTTGGTCGCTGACGTACATGTGGATACTCAGGACCAGGGAATGTATCGCTACCTGACCTCAGAACAGCTGTTTAAACTGCTTGACTGTCTTCTGGAGTCCCATCGCTTTGCTAAGGCCTTTAACTCCAATAACGAACAGAGAACCGCGCTGTGGAAGGCTG GTTTCAAAGGGAAGTCGAAGCCCAATCTGCTGAAACAGGAGACCAGCAGCCTGGCGTGTGGCCTGCGCATCCTCTTCCGCATGTACATGGACCAGAGCAGGCAGGACGCCTGGGAGGAGGTGCAGAGGAGACTGCTCAA
- the LOC132116047 gene encoding brefeldin A-inhibited guanine nucleotide-exchange protein 1-like isoform X4, with the protein MLNVIFARMENQALQEAKQMERERQRQHSPVSQQEPESPGQRHTDTPGKSLPSEANGGPGHQGSKVEQGSPPYESPEPENGTDFCPAENEQTEADQATAAAQSAAEHDKEATEEEENYEEKAQEIVQSILQEVVNTIAGDVKESREGEAEPAEDIPNSLEEEGGLSSDNENVHANGIPGTPISASFTPSLPDDRLSVSSNDTQESVATTGPAPGAKFSHILQKDAFLVFRSLCKLSMKPLSDGPPDPKSHELRSKVLSLQLLLSILQNAGPIFKTNEMFINAIKQYLCVALSKNGVSSVPEVFDLSLSIFLTLLSNFKTHLKMQIEVFFKEIFLYILETSTSSYDHKWMVIQTLTRICADAQSVVDIYVNYDCDLNAANIFERLVNDLSKIAQGRGGHELGTTPLQELTLRKKGLECLVSILKCMVEWSKDQYVNPNSQTSLGQEKPSEQENNESKHPETINRYGSINSLDSTASSGIGSYSTQMSGTDNPEQFEVLKQQKEIIEQGIDLFNKKPKRGIQYLQEQGMLGTTPEDIAQFLHQEERLDSIQVGEFLGDNDRINKEVMYAYVDQMDFQGKDFVPALRMFLEGFRLPGEAQKIDRLMEKFAARYLECKQGQTLFASADTAYVLAYSIIMLTTDLHSPQVKNKMTKEQYIKMNRGINDSKDLPEEYLSAIYDEIAGKKISMKETKELTLKSNKQSVASEKQRRLLYNVEMEQMAKTAKALMEAVSHVQAPFTSATHLEHVRPMFKLAWTPFLAAFSVGLQDCDDTEVASLCLEGIRCAIRIACIFSIQLERDAYVQALARFTLLTASSGITEMKQKNIDTIKTLITVAHTDGNYLGNSWHEILKCISQLELAQLIGTGVKARYISGTVRGKEGFITSTKEQTSDEYLGLGGNVDRKQIASIQESIGETSSQSVVVAVDRIFTGSIRLDGNAIVDFVRWLCAVSMDELASPTHPRMFSLQKIVEISYYNMGRIRLQWSRIWEVIGDHFNKVGCNPNEDVAIFAVDSLRQLSMKFLEKGELANFRFQKDFLRPFEHIMKKNRSPTIRDMVVRCIAQMVNSQAGNIRSGWKNIFSVFHLAASDQDESIVELAFQTTGHIVTNVFEKHFPATIDSFQDSVKCLSEFACNASFPDTSMEAIRLIRHCAKYVSDRPQAFKDYTSDDMNVAPEDRVWVRGWFPILFELSCIINRCKLDVRTRGLTVMFEVMKTYGHTYEKHWWQDLFRIVFRIFDNMKLPEQQTEKAEWMTTTCNHALYAICDVFTQYFESLSDVLLDDILSQLYWCVQQDNEQLARSGTNCLENVVILNGEKFNAETWDKTCNCMLDIFKTTIPHMLLTWRPAGTEGDHVTQLDSDKQLDSISQKSVDIQTRSDDQQSVNSMEKALAENRSKSQFSVALEAQEQRLFAALLIKCVVQLELIQTIDNIVFFPATSKKEDAENFAAAQRDALVADVHVDTQDQGMYRYLTSEQLFKLLDCLLESHRFAKAFNSNNEQRTALWKAGFKGKSKPNLLKQETSSLACGLRILFRMYMDQSRQDAWEEVQRRLLNVCSDAVAYFLTLTSESHREAWTNLLLLFLTKVLKISDDRFKAHASRYYPLLCEIMQFDLIPELRAILRKFFLRIGLVFQISQTLEADQPSGVQSPSDA; encoded by the exons ATGCTGAATGTGATATTCGCCCGCATGGAGAACCAAGCA CTGCAGGAAGCCAAGCAGATGGAGAGAGAAAGGCAAAGGCAGCATTCTCCAGTCAGCCAGCAAGAACCAGAGTCTCCTGGACAGCGGCACACTGACACCCCCGGCAAAAGCCTGCCCTCGGAGGCCAACGGTGGACCGGGACACCAGGGCAGCAAGGTCGAGCAGGGATCCCCACCGTACGAGAGTCCTGAACCAGAGAACGGCACCGACTTCTGCCCTGCGGAGAATGAGCAGACTGAGGCAGACCAGGCTACTGCTGCTGCGCAAA GTGCAGCAGAGCATGACAAAGAAGCAACCGAGGAAGAAGAAAACTACGAAGAGAAGGCGCAGGAGATTGTACAGAGCATTTTGCAAGAAGTCGTGAACACAATTGCTGGAG ATGTTAAGGAAAGCCGTGAGGGCGAGGCTGAGCCAGCTGAGGACATTCCAAACTCTCTGGAAGAGGAGGGAGGGCTGAGCAGCGACAACGAAAATGTTCACGCCAACGGCATCCCTGGCACGCCCATCTCTGCGAGCTTCACTCCGTCCCTACCTGACGACAGGCTGTCTGTCTCCTCCAATGACACTCAG GAATCGGTAGCTACCACTGGTCCAGCACCAGGTGCAAAGTTTTCCCACATTCTCCAGAAGGATGCATTCTTGGTATTCCGTTCACTCTGCAAGCTCTCCATGAAGCCCCTTTCAGATGGTCCCCCTGATCCGAA ATCCCATGAGCTGCGGTCCAAGGTCCTCTCGCTGCAGCTTCTCCTGTCCATCCTGCAGAACGCTGGGCCCATCTTCAAAACCAACGAGATGTTCATCAACGCCATCAAGCAGTACCTGTGCGTAGCGCTGTCTAAAAATGGCGTCTCCTCTGTCCCTGAGGTGTTCGACCTGTCGCTGTCCATCTTCCTCACCCTCCTGTCTAACTTCAAGACACATCTCAAGATGCAAATCGAG GTGTTTTTCAAAGAGATTTTTCTTTATATTCTGGAAACGTCCACAAGCTCGTATGACCACAAGTGGATGGTCATTCAAACCCTCACTAGAATATGTGCTG ATGCTCAGAGTGTGGTAGATATCTATGTTAATTATGATTGTGACCTGAATGCTGCTAATATTTTCGAGAGGCTGGTGAATGACCTCTCAAAGATTGCACAAGGACGAGGAGGCCATGAACTGGGTACAACCCCACTTCAG GAGCTGACTCTAAGGAAGAAAGGACTGGAGTGTCTGGTGTCCATTCTCAAGTGTATGGTGGAGTGGAGCAAAGACCAATATGTCAACCCCAATTCCCAGACAAGTCTCG GCCAAGAAAAGCCTTCAGAACAGGAGAATAATGAGTCGAAGCATCCGGAAACAATTAACCGTTACGGCAGCATAAACTCTTTGGACTCCACCGCCTCATCGGGCATCGGGAGCTACAGCACTCAGATGTCTGGGACGGACAACCCTGAGCAATTTGAGGTCCTCAAACAACAGAAGGAGATCATAGAGCAAGGCATTGATCT ATTCAACAAAAAACCAAAGAGGGGCATTCAGTACCTGCAGGAGCAAGGCATGCTGGGAACCACGCCCGAAGATATCGCCCAGTTCTTACATCAAGAGGAGAGGCTTGACTCT ATCCAGGTAGGAGAGTTTCTCGGAGACAACGATCGCATCAATAAAGAGGTTATGTATGCCTACGTCGACCAAATGGACTTCCAGGGCAAAGACTTCGTGCCAGCGCTGCGCATGTTCCTTGAGGGTTTCCGTCTGCCTGGAGAGGCCCAGAAAATCGATCGACTGATGGAGAAATTTGCTGCTAGATATTTAGAATGCAAGCAAGG GCAAACACTGTTTGCCAGCGCTGACACCGCGTACGTCCTGGCGTATTCAATCATCATGTTGACTACAGATCTACACAGTCCGCAG GTGAAGAATAAAATGACGAAGGAGCAATACATCAAGATGAACCGTGGTATCAATGACAGTAAAGATTTACCGGAGGAGTATCTCTCAGCCATTTATGATGAAATCGCAGGGAAAAAAATATCCATGAAGGAGACTAAGGAGTTAACTCTAAAGTCGAATAAACAAA GTGTGGCCAGTGAAAAGCAGAGGAGGCTTCTGTATAATGTTGAGATGGAGCAGATGGCAAAGACGGCCAAGGCTCTGATGGAGGCCGTAAGCCATGTTCAGGCCCCCTTCACCAGTGCCACCCACCTTGAGCACGTCAGACCAATGTTTAAG CTGGCATGGACACCCTTCCTGGCTGCGTTCAGCGTGGGTCTGCAGGACTGTGATGACACTGAGGTGGCCTCTCTGTGCCTGGAGGGAATCCGCTGTGCTATCAGGATAGCATGCATCTTCAGCATTCAG TTGGAGCGAGATGCATACGTACAGGCTCTGGCCCGCTTCACATTGCTGACAGCCAGCTCGGGCATCACCGAGATGAAGCAGAAGAACATCGACACCATCAAGACTCTCATCACAGTGGCTCACACAGATGGAAATTATTTAGGAAACTCTTGGCATGAG ATCCTGAAGTGCATTAGTCAGCTGGAGTTGGCCCAGCTCATTGGGACAGGAGTGAAGGCTCGGTACATATCAGGAACCGTACGGGGTAAGGAAGGCTTCATCACCAGCACCAAGGAACAGACGTCTGACGAGTACCTGGGCTTGG GAGGGAACGTCGATCGAAAACAGATCGCAAGCATTCAGGAGTCTATTGGAGAGACCAGCTCTCAAAGTGTTGTGGTTGCTGTAGACCG GATATTTACAGGCTCTATCAGGCTTGATGGAAATGCCATCG TGGATTTTGTACGATGGCTGTGTGCTGTATCGATGGACGAATTGGCCTCTCCTACACACCCTCGAATGTTCAGTCTACAGAAGATCGTGGAGATATCCTATTACAACATGGGTCGTATCAGGTTGCAGTGGTCCAGGATATGGGAGGTTATAGGGGATCATTTCAATAAG GTCGGCTGTAATCCTAATGAGGATGTTGCTATTTTCGCTGTGGATTCTCTAAGGCAGCTGTCCATGAAATTTTTGGAGAAGGGCGAGTTAGCCAATTTCAGATTCCAGAAGGATTTCCTCCGGCCGTTTGAGCACATAATGAAAAAGAACAG ATCTCCCACCATTAGGGACATGGTGGTCCGCTGTATAGCCCAGATGGTCAACTCTCAGGCTGGGAATATTAGATCGGGGTGGAAGAACATTTTTTCTGTGTTCCATCTGGCTGCCTCTGATCAGGATGAGAGTATTGTAGAGCTGGCCTTCCAGACAACTGGACACATTGTCA CGAATGTATTCGAGAAGCATTTTCCAGCTACCATCGATTCCTTCCAGGACTCTGTCAAATGTCTGTCTGAGTTCGCCTGCAACGCTTCTTTCCCCGACACCAGCATGGAGGCAATTCGTCTAATCCGCCACTGCGCCAAATACGTCTCCGACCGACCTCAG GCATTTAAAGACTATACCAGTGATGATATGAATGTTGCACCGGAGGACCGTGTCTGGGTGAGAGGCTGGTTCCCCATCCTCTTTGAGCTGTCATGCATCATCAACAGGTGTAAGCTGGACGTCCGGACCAG GGGTCTGACGGTGATGTTTGAGGTGATGAAGACGTACGGTCACACTTACGAGAAACACTGGTGGCAGGATCTGTTCCGCATCGTGTTCAGGATCTTCGATAACATGAAGCTTCCAGAGCAACAGACTGAG AAAGCGGAGTGGATGACCACCACCTGCAATCATGCACTTTATGCTATCTGTGACGTTTTCACACAGTACTTTGAGTCTCTCAGCGATGTTCTGTTAGATGATATCCTCTCTCAGCTCTACTGGTGTGTTCAGCAAG ATAATGAGCAATTAGCAAGATCAGGAACTAATTGCCTTGAAAACGTGGTCATCCTTAATGGTGAGAAGTTTAACGCTGAGACATGGGACAAGACCTGCAACTGTATGCTAGACATCTTCAAAACCACCATCCCACACAT GCTGTTGACATGGAGACCGGCGGGTACAGAGGGAGATCATGTGACTCAGCTCGACTCTGATAAACAGCTG GACTCCATTTCCCAGAAGTCAGTGGATATTCAGACTCGGTCAGATGACCAGCAGTCGGTGAACAGTATGGAGAAGGCTTTGGCTGAAAACCGCAGCAAGAGTCAGTTCAGTGTGGCTTTAG AAGCCCAGGAACAGCGGCTGTTTGCAGCTCTGCTCATAAAGTGTGTCGTCCAGCTGGAGCTCATTCAGACCATAGACAACATTGTGTTCTTTCCTGCAACTAGTAAGAAGGAGGATGCTGAAAACTTTGCAGCAGCACAG AGAGATGCTTTGGTCGCTGACGTACATGTGGATACTCAGGACCAGGGAATGTATCGCTACCTGACCTCAGAACAGCTGTTTAAACTGCTTGACTGTCTTCTGGAGTCCCATCGCTTTGCTAAGGCCTTTAACTCCAATAACGAACAGAGAACCGCGCTGTGGAAGGCTG GTTTCAAAGGGAAGTCGAAGCCCAATCTGCTGAAACAGGAGACCAGCAGCCTGGCGTGTGGCCTGCGCATCCTCTTCCGCATGTACATGGACCAGAGCAGGCAGGACGCCTGGGAGGAGGTGCAGAGGAGACTGCTCAA